The following are from one region of the Corylus avellana chromosome ca1, CavTom2PMs-1.0 genome:
- the LOC132168719 gene encoding 7-deoxyloganetin glucosyltransferase-like yields the protein MHGFMAFTLIAAQELGIPIVMLFIIPACSLMATMQLRSLKGKGLTPLKVVDWIPSMRDIHLRDLPIYVRTTNPNDVIFKFAIDAVDSAPKASGVVILTFDALDQDVLDALSPMFPRIHAIGPLQLLLNYLPNDRLKLIGYNLWKEETECLHWLNTKAPNSWFM from the exons ATGCATGGTTTCATGGCATTCACTCTCATAGCTGCTCAAGAACTCGGAATCCCAATTGTAATGCTCTTCATTATCCCTGCTTGCAGCTTAATGGCTACCATGCAATTACGGTCTCTCAAGGGCAAAGGCCTCACACCACTTAAAG TTGTAGACTGGATTCCAAGTATGAGAGACATTCATCTGAGGGATCTCCCTATCTATGTTCGAACTACAAATCCAAATGATGTTATCTTCAAGTTTGCCATTGATGCGGTAGATAGTGCACCTAAAGCTTCAGGAGTTGTTATTCTCACATTTGACGCGTTAGATCAAGATGTTTTGGATGCTCTCTCTCCCATGTTCCCTCGCATACATGCCATTGGCCCTCTCCAACTTCTTCTCAATTACTTACCCAATGACCGTCTAAAATTAATTGGGTATAATTTATGGAAGGAAGAAACCGAGTGCCTCCATTGGCTTAACACTAAGGCACCAAACTCATGGTTTATGTGA
- the LOC132168729 gene encoding putative cysteine-rich receptor-like protein kinase 32 codes for MVVTSKEFESKINHIAAARDFNGNVPDLQVFVLADIEAATDRLSFENKLGEGGYGPVYKGVLPNGQEIAVKKLSKTSTQAFEEFKNEVILTAKLQHVNLVRLLGFCIERDEQMLIYEYMPNKSLDFSLFGLISFLQFNYSK; via the exons ATGGTTGTTACATCTAAAGAATTTGAGTCCAAAATTAATCATATTGCAGCTGCAAGAGATTTTAATGGCAATGTTCCTGATCTACAAGTCTTTGTTTTAGCTGACATTGAGGCAGCTACAGATAGactttcatttgaaaataaacttgGAGAGGGAGGTTATGGTCCCGTTTACAAG ggTGTATTACCAAATGGACAAGAAATAGCAGTGAAAAAGCTTTCTAAAACATCGACTCAAGCGTTTGAGGAGTTTAAGAATGAGGTTATACTTACTGCAAAACTGCAACATGTAAATCTTGTGCGACTTTTGGGATTTTGCATTGAGAGGGATGAACAAATGCTGATCTATGAgtacatgccaaacaaaagcttGGACTTCTCCCTCTTTGGTCTGATATCTTTCTTGCAATTCAATTACAGCAAATGA